In Torulaspora globosa chromosome 1, complete sequence, a genomic segment contains:
- a CDS encoding zinc-binding alcohol dehydrogenase family protein, which yields MLKRNYADYVYFLDEESAGEREEELSLKSRKLWGRENSSLIIPKVQKGLVVSAFEKELTVSSNMPVTQELKEHEILVRNKYIGLNHVDWKSKKYQFNIYSFPWINGRESSGIVVKRGSNVDQEKFPLAAEVFLASTSYRDLRTSTFQEYTVFDSRLVWRIPQQNLLDGSVRKSFGLEFAGGIGVGLVTAGCAISSLVSLATENQTNGTKLGNIIIWGGSSSVGVYAIQLAKASGKFKKIIAVSSTKHKKYLSEIGASCVIDRYLPEMEIRQKIQDHCPEGVNYGMDVISKETALFLSKLLGQSDASVKRLVCTCGLPEISTDTFDKDAGSKLIIEAVNIKQFHENIEFGSWLVEYTTKLFETGHLRPIKTLKIFKSLNDFGESIVSGLKELEEKGASAEKFIVSL from the coding sequence ATGTTAAAAAGGAACTACGCTGACTATGTCTACTTCTTAGACGAGGAATCTGCTGgagagagagaagaagaactcaGTCTCAAGTCCAGAAAACTATGGGGGCGTGAAAATTCTTCACTAATCATCCCCAAGGTACAGAAAGGTCTGGTTGTCTCGGCGTTCGAAAAAGAGTTGACTGTTTCTAGTAACATGCCTGTGACACAAGAGCTGAAGGAGCATGAGATACTTGTACGCAACAAGTACATTGGATTGAATCACGTAGACTGGAAGTCCAAAAAGTATCAATTTAATATATACTCATTTCCATGGATCAATGGCCGGGAATCCAGCGGTATTGTAGTGAAAAGAGGGTCCAATGTCGATCAGGAGAAATTCCCCCTCGCAGCAGAGGTGTTCTTAGCAAGTACTTCGTATAGGGACTTAAGAACGTCCACTTTCCAGGAGTATACAGTGTTTGATTCTCGGCTTGTTTGGAGGATCCCGCAACAGAACCTGCTTGACGGTAGCGTTCGCAAAAGCTTCGGTCTCGAGTTCGCAGGAGGAATTGGCGTTGGTTTGGTGACAGCCGGTTGCGCGATCTCGAGCCTCGTCAGCCTAGCTACAGAAAATCAGACAAATGGTACAAAACTGGGAAACATTATAATATGGGGAGGAAGCTCGTCGGTGGGTGTGTACGCCATACAGTTGGCCAAAGCCTCTGGGAAGTTTAAGAAAATTATCgctgtttcttcaacaaaacATAAAAAGTATCTTTCCGAGATTGGCGCTAGTTGTGTCATTGATCGGTATCTGCCGGAGATGGAAATTCGGCAGAAAATTCAGGATCACTGTCCAGAAGGAGTTAATTACGGTATGGATGTCATATCTAAAGAGACAGCTTTGTTTTTATCAAAACTACTAGGACAGAGTGATGCAAGCGTCAAGCGTTTAGTTTGCACTTGTGGTTTACCGGAGATCTCTACTGACACCTTTGATAAAGATGCAGGCTCGAAACTCATAATAGAAGCTGTCAACATAAAGCAATTTCATGAAAACATAGAATTCGGTTCCTGGCTTGTCGAGTATACTACCAAGCTTTTTGAGACTGGTCATTTGAGACCCATAAAGACATTGAAAATATTCAAAAGCCTAAACGATTTTGGAGAAAGTATAGTCAGCGGCCTCaaggagcttgaagaaaaaggtGCCAGTGCAGAGAAGTTTATAGTCAGTCTATAA
- a CDS encoding uncharacterized protein (similar to Saccharomyces cerevisiae YOL162W): MPASAAQTKAWYRKNGWYTDREEKIVVNRVLRDDPQKGDMNNRQPVSLKELWRSLTDYDLLPIYIVRLLADIGNTPVKNYMTLTLRKLGFSTYQTNALTIPYNVLCTITMVIMGYLTEKINERSFLILVPAVWLIATLIPLRYWPGSQVDIWGTYALLTVILSSPPVWALSISWCSANSNSVRSRAVSAALVNMFSQTANIIGSNIYRADDKPLYHRGNTQLVGIAFGFAGSCLLTKAYYIYRNKHRDAIWSKMTTEEQEEYKLATTDVGNKRLDFRFVH; encoded by the coding sequence atgCCAGCCTCTGCAGCACAAACCAAGGCATGGTACAGAAAAAACGGGTGGTATACTGATagagaggaaaagattGTAGTCAATCGAGTTTTAAGAGATGATCCACAGAAAGGTGACATGAATAATAGACAACCGGTGTCATTAAAGGAATTGTGGAGAAGTTTAACAGACTACGATTTATTGCCAATATATATTGTGAGGTTGCTAGCTGATATCGGGAACACGCCAGTAAAGAACTACATGACATTGACTCTTAGGAAGCTGGGATTTTCTACTTATCAGACTAACGCCCTTACAATCCCCTATAACGTTTTGTGCACCATAACTATGGTGATAATGGGATATCTAACAGAGAAGATAAACGAGCGCTCATTTCTAATATTAGTTCCAGCAGTATGGCTCATTGCAACTCTAATTCCCTTAAGATATTGGCCTGGCTCGCAAGTTGACATTTGGGGCACCTATGCTCTTCTTACTGTTATTCTCAGCAGCCCTCCAGTTTGGGCATTGTCCATTAGCTGGTGTTCAGCAAACTCGAACTCGGTTCGTTCACGGGCTGTTTCAGCGGCATTGGTAAATATGTTTTCTCAAACAGCGAATATTATTGGCTCAAATATTTACCGTGCGGATGATAAGCCTTTGTATCATCGAGGTAATACACAGTTAGTAGGCATAGCTTTCGGATTTGCAGGCTCTTGTCTGCTGACTAAGGCATACTATATTTACAGGAACAAGCATAGAGACGCCATTTGGAGCAAAATGACTACGGAAGAACAGGAAGAGTACAAACTGGCTACGACCGATGTCGGCAATAAGAGATTGGACTTTAGATTTGTTCATTGA